From the Streptomyces nodosus genome, the window CCGCGTCCACCGAGACGCCCACCAGCCGGCCGGGCAGGCTGCGGGCGAACTTCTCGTGCACCGCCATGTAGCCGGCATGCGGGCCGCCGAAGCCCATCGGCACGCCGAAGCGCTGCGTCGTACCGATCGCGATATCGGCGCCCAGCCCACCGGGCGAGGCCAGCAGGGTCAGCGCCAGCAGGTCGGCGGCGACGGTGACCACCGCGCCCAGCCCGTGCGCCTGCTCGATGACCGGCTTGATGTCCCGCACGGCACCGGAGGCGCCCGGGTACTGGATGAGCACACCGTTGATCTCGCGCTCGGCGATCCCGGCGGGGATGCCCTCGGCGAGGTCGGCGACGACCACCTCGACGCCCGTGGGTTCGGCACGGGTCCGGATCACGGCGACGGTCTGCGGCAGCGCGTCCGCATCGACCAGGAAGAGGCCCTTCTTGTTCTTGCCCATGCGCCGGGACAGCGCCATCGCCTCGGCGGCGGCCGTGCCCTCGTCGAGCAGGGACGCGCCGGAGGTCGGCAGGCCGGTGAGGTCGGCGACCATGGTCTGGAAGTTGAGCAGGGCCTCCAGACGACCCTGGGAGATCTCCGGCTGGTAGGGCGTGTACGCGGTGTACCAGGCCGGGTTCTCCAGCACGTTCCGCAGGATCACCGGCGGCGTGAAGGTGCCGTGGTAGCCGAGACCGATCATGGAGTCCACGACCTGGTTGCGGCCGGCGAGCGAACGCAGCTCGGCGAGCACCTCGGGCTCGGTGCGCGCACCGGGCAGGTCCAGCGCGTCGGCGTTCTTGATCACATCGGGGACGGCTGCGGCCGTGAGCTCGTCGAGCGAGCCGTAGCCGACCTGCGCGAGCATCTTGGCCCGCGCCTCCTGGTCCGGCCCGATATGGCGCTGCTCGAAAGGTGTGCCCCGTTCGAGCTCGGAGAGCGGAATGCGATGGGCGGTCATTGCGGAGGCCTCCTGGTCTGACGCGACCTGCGAGGGGCACCACGGCGCGGGTACCCGGACGGCCTCCCCCTCTGTCATCTCAACCTGAGAGCTTCACCGGTCCGCCCGAGGGCGCTCCGGTTTTCACCGTCGGTGAGGGCGGAGTCCGTCGAGACCCGCCCTGCTTTCCAGAGTGACCTCGTCCGTGCGGTACGTGAGCCTGAGAGATTCCGGGGAGGGTTTGCTCCTTCGGCGCCTCCGGACCGTTCCGGAGGACTCTCCCGCACGGGGTCAACAGCCGCTTGCCAGACTACCAGCGGCGACAACCAGGGGTTTTCGAGTGGCCGCCTGGCCCGATGTGCACTTTTGTAGTGCTTGATACGCACTTCTGCAGTGGTGACGGATGGGTGAGGAACAGGCTGGAGGGCCCGTGAAGACCGAGATCGACCCGCGCAACCTGATAGGCCGCAAGGCGTTCGACCGCAACGGGAACAAGATCGGCACGATAGACGAGGTCTACCTCGACGACGCGACCGGTGTGGCCGAGTGGGCGGCCATCCGGACCGGCCTGTTCAGCAGGGACGCCTTCGTCCCGCTGGAGCCCAGCGAGCTGGTGGAGGGCGCGCTCTGGGTCCCCTTCGAACGGGCCCTCATCAAGGACGCCCCCGACTTCGGCGTCGGTCGTCATCTCTCACCCGAGCAGGAGCTCCAGCTCTACCACCACTACGGGCTTGACGTGGCGGCGCCGCCTCCGCCGCCGGACCGCGACTTCGGCCGTCTCGCGGGGTCCGACGGGGCCTGAGGCCCGGTAGT encodes:
- a CDS encoding PRC-barrel domain-containing protein produces the protein MKTEIDPRNLIGRKAFDRNGNKIGTIDEVYLDDATGVAEWAAIRTGLFSRDAFVPLEPSELVEGALWVPFERALIKDAPDFGVGRHLSPEQELQLYHHYGLDVAAPPPPPDRDFGRLAGSDGA